AAAAGAGAAGGCGTCTAAAGCAGAGAATTTTTTTATAGATGCTAAAATAAAACTTGATATTGGTAAAAGAGAATTAAGTTCTAAACAGAAAGAGAGATTAATTAAACTTTTTACTTCTTTGCCTGGTTTATCAGTTATAGAGATTGTTAAAAATAGTCTTCCGGATAATCCAAAGGACCATAAGAATGAAGATGAACCTGAAATTTCTACTTTATGGTTGGACAAGACTCTGCGTTCTGGCCAATCAATTGAGTATGATGGAAATATAATTATTCAAGGTGATGTTAATCCAGGAGCAGAAGTAGTAGCTAAAGGGGATATTATGGTGATGGGAACCTTTAGAGGAGTAGGACATGCTGGGGCTACTGGAAAAGAAGATGCTACAATTGCAGCTTTTAGACTACAGCCTACTCAATTAAGGATTGGGAATAAAATCTGTAGGTCTCCAGATGGAGAGATTAAGCATCCTAATAAACCAGAGATTGCTCTAATTGAAGGTGGAGATATTCTTATTAAAGTTTTAAAAAATTAATTAAGTTAAAAAGGGAGGATTATTTATGGCCGGACAAGCATTAGTAATTACCTCAGGTAAAGGAGGAGTAGGAAAGACCACTACTACTGCCAACTTGGGGACAGGACTAGCTAAATTAGGTAAGAAAGTAGCTTTAATAGATGCTGATATAGGTTTAAGAAATTTAGATGTAGTTATGGGGTTAGAGAATAGAATTGTTTATGATATTGTGGACGTTGTAGAAGAGAATTGTAGGCTTGAACAGGCTTTAATTAAGGATAAAAGGTATAATAGTTTGACATTATTACCTGCAGCTCAAACCAGAGATAAAACTGCTGTTAATCCAGAACAAATGAAAGATTTATGTATTGAGTTAAAGAAGGAATTCGATTATGTACTTATTGATTCTCCAGCAGGTATTGAGCAGGGCTTTAAGAATGCTATAGCAGGAGCTGATAGAGCTATAATCGTGACTACTCCTGAAGTTTCTGCTGTTAGAGATGCTGACAGAATTATTGGTATGCTAGAGGCTGAAGGAGTCAAGGACCCAGAAGTAATCATTAATAGAATCAGAATAGATATGGTTAAAAAAGGTAATATGATGGGGATTGATGATATGATTGAAATCTTAGCCATTAAGTTATTAGGAGTAGTACCTGATGATGAAGGAATTGTAGTTTCTACTAATAAAGGAGAACCAATTGTTTTAACTGCAAAAAGTACTCAAGCAGGTAAAGCATTTGAAAATATTGTTAGAAGAATTGAAGGAGAAGAAGTACCATTGATGCCTTTGGAGCAAGGGATAATGGATAAATTTAAAAGAATTATTGGTTTAGGATAATTTAGGAGGAGGTATATTTAGTGTTAGAGAAAATTAAAAGTTTCTTTGGAGAAGGAACTGATAGTAAAGACTTAGCTAAAGAAAGATTAAAGTTAGTTTTAATTCATGACCGAATTAATATCTCTCCTGAACTATTAGAAGATATGGAAGCAGATTTAATTGAAGTTATTTCTAAATATGTTGAAATTGAACAAGAAAATTTAAATATAGATTTAGATAAAGATAATGAAAGCATGGCATTAGTCGCTAATATTCCAGTGAAATCATTAAATAGAACTGTAAAAAAATAGTTAAATTAATCAGACCAGGATTTCCTGGTCTGATTTTTTTGCCTAACAAGGTAGACTAGTTAGTTGAAGTAATATATAATCTATAATGAGGCCTTTAACTAGCTCGTTCGTTAGGAGGTAAAGAGCATGAGTTTAAAGAATATCAGGATGAAGAAATTACTTCAAGATTTAGACTATTTAATTCCGCTGATAACACTTATTTTAATAGCAATAGGAATATTGATTATTGATAGTGCTACACATATCGATGGTTCAGTTGGTAATCGATTTATTATGAAGCAATTAATAGCCGCTATATTAGGGGTAATTTTAGTAATAGTAAGTCTAATCTTCGATTATAGAGCTTTAAGAAATTATTCTAATCTTATATATATGTTGACTATTCTAATGTTAGTTGGAGTTTTGTTTTTAGGAAAAGAGGTTGCTGGATCTAAGAGTTGGATTCAATTAGGATCGTTAAGTTTTCAGCCATCGGAATTAGCTAAATTAGGTATGATTATTGCTCTAGCTAACTTTTTAGCAGATCGTAGGCAAAAGTTAAAAGAATTAAAGCATTTTATATTCTCTTGCTTATATATTGTACCAATTATTATATTAGTTTTACTTCAAAATGATTTAGGAACGACTTTGGTTTTGTTAGCAATTTTTGCTGGGATTTTTTATATTGCAGGGGCTAATCTTAAATATTATTTTAGTATAGCCGGGACGGTTTGTGCCTTAATTGGAGGAATGTTAATAGCACATTTTCAATTTGGGGTACCTATTCCATTAAAAGAATACCAATTAATGAGATTAATAATTTTTTGGAATCCAAATTTAGATCCATTAGGTTATGGGTATAATATAATTCAATCTAAGATTGCTATTGGTTCTGGAGGTTTATTGGGTAAAGGTTTATTTGATGGAACTCAGAGTCAATTAGGTTTTTTACCTGAAAAACATACCGATTTTATTTTTTCAGTGTTGGGGGAAGAGTTTGGGTTTATAGGAGTAGCAGTAGTCTTAATCTGTTATTTTATTTTAATTTGGAGAGCAATTAAGGTAGCTTTAGAGGCTAAAGATGACTTTGGACAATTATTAGTGGTAGGTATTCTGTCTATGTTTATTTTTCATATCTTTGAGAACGTAGGAATGGTAGTTGGAATTATGCCAATTACTGGGATTCCATTACCATTTATTAGTTATGGAGGAAGTTCATTGTTAACAAATATTCTAGCTATCGGTTTAATCATTAATGTTAATATTCGAAAGAAGAAATTAATTTTTTAGAATATCATATACTTAATTCTACCTTAATATATTTTATAGTAAATATGAATATTAAGGTGGAATTAAGATGTACATAATTAAAATTTGGGGAGTTAAGATAAAATTAAATCTATTATTTTTGGTTGTAATTTTGATATTTGGTTATTTTCGGTTATTAGATAAAGCTTTGATTACATTTGGAGTTGCTTTATTACATGAGATATCTCATGTAATAGTAGCTAAAAACAACAATGTTTCCATAGATGAGATAGAGTTATTACCTTTTGGAGGAGTAGCTAAGTATGGAGATTTGTTAGAATTAGAGCCATTAGTTGAGATTAAAACTGCTTTAGCAGGACCTATATGTAATCTGTTCTTGGCCATGGGAATGATAGTTGCTTTAAGATATTCTTTATTTTCTGTTGATTGGAGTCTCTTTTTTATTAGGACTAATTTAATCATTGCTTTCTTTAATTTACTTCCGGCTTTTCCATTAGATGGAGGTAGAATTTTAAGAGCAGTTAAAACAGAGAAATTAGGATTTAGGCAGGCTACTAAATTATCTATTAAAATCAGTAAGTATTTATCTATAGGAGTAGGAATATTAGCTATTATTGGTTTATGGTTAGGATATTTTAATATAATTATATTAATTATTGCTTTTTTTATTTATATTTCTGCTTCTAAAGAGAATAAAAATAGCATCTTTATATTAATGAGATATCTGGCTCAAAAAGAGGAAAGGTTACAAGCAGAGGAAATTTTAAGAAATGAAGAACTAGTTGTCATAAAAGATGCTCAAATTAAAAGAATTATAGAAAAATTTAAACCTAAATATTTTCACACTGTTGTGATATTAAATCAAAATCTGGATATTGTTGCTACTTTGACTGAAGAAGAAATTATTGATGGTATGTTAAATTTTGGCATTAATACTCGAGTTAAGGAATTAATCTAAGTAATAGTTAAATAAAGGGATTTTATAGTTTTATCCAGAATGTAAAAAAGTAGTATTAATTATAAGATAGAATAATAAAAAATTATCATTTATTAAATACTAATTTTATATCATTTAGTAGATGACTATTCTGAATTATGAATTGGTATTAGTCTATTATCTTTACGAATTAATAAGGAAAGAATAAGTTAATTACTCCTTGTGAAGTAGTTTAGAATAAATGTTGGAAATTTAATAGGGAGATGAAAAGTTATGGTTAAGGAAATTTTAGTTGATATTGATCCGCGAGAGACACGAGTAGCAATTTTAGAAGATAAAGAATTAGCTGAAATATATTTTGAGCGAGATGATGAACAACGAATAGTGGGAAATATCTATAAAGGAAGAGTGGCTGATGTATTACCAGGGATGCAGGCTGCATTTGTTGATGTAGGTTTAGATAAGAATGTTTTTTTACATGTAAGTGATGCTTTTTCCTTGGTTGGGAAAAAGAAACAAAATAAAAATCTATCTATTCAAGAAGTAGTGCAGCCTGGACAAAAAATCATGATTCAAATTACTAAAGAACCTTTGGGCACTAAAGGGGCTAGAGCTACCTGTGATTTGAATTTACCAGGTAGATATTTAGTCTTAATGTCTACGGTAGATCATGTAGGAGTTTCTCGCCGCATTACTGATAATAAGGAAAGAAATAGATTAAAGAAGATAGCTCATGAATTAAAACCGGATGATAAAGGAGTCATTGTTCGAACTGCTGCGGCTAATAAATCTAGGTCTGAATTAAAACATGATTTAAATTTTTTGCTTAGATTATGGGATAAGACTAATCATCACTATCACAATAGTCAAGCACCAGCTTTAATTCATAAGGATTTAAATTTAGTTAATAAATTAGTCAGGGATAAATTTACTAATAAGGTAGATCGAATGTCAATAGATGATAAAGAGGAATATGAAGATATAAAAGAATTATTAAGTTTTATATCTCCACATTTACAATCTAAAGTAAGATTATATCAAAAGTCCAAACCTATATTTGATTACTATGAAATTGAAGGAGCGATTGAGAAGACTTTACAGCGGCAGGTATGGTTAGATTGTGGTGGGTATATTGTTTTTGATCCTACTGAAGCTTTAACTGCTATTGATATAAATACTGGTAAATATGTGGGAAGTACAAATTTAGCAGATACTGTACTTAAGACTAATATTGAAGCAGCTGAAGAGATAGCTAGACAGATTAAGTTAAGGGATCTCGGGGGTATCATTATTATTGATTTTATTGATATGGATAATAGAGAAGATCAGAATCAGGTATTATCTGTATTAGAAGCAGAATTGAAAAAGGATAAGACTAAAACTACTATCTTAGGTTTAACAGAATTAGGATTAGTTGAAATGACTCGTAAGAAAGAAAAAGAAGGAGTAGAAGAGTTTCTACAAACATCCTGTCCATATTGTGAAGGTCGAGGGAGAGTTTTATCGGAAGATACAATTGCGTTAAGAGCGATTCGGAAATTACGGCATATCTTTGCAGAGTGTGATGAAGAGGCGGTATTATTAAAAGTTCATCCTCGGGTAGCTTCTAGGTTGATAGGTTTAGGAGGCAATAATCTTAAAGAATTAGAAGAAGAGTTACATAGACATATTTATGTAAAAGGTTCTGAAGAATTACATATAGAAGAGATTGAGATAGTAGATATAAGTAGCAAAGAAAAAATTGCAGAGTTGGCTTCACCGGTAGAAGTAGGTGAAGAGATAACTCTAGAGATAGAAGAGACTCATGTTACTAACAAACAAGATGGAATTTCAAGGATAGAAGGATTCATTATAGATATTATTGAAGGTGGTCATTTAGTCGGTGAAACTGTAAAAGTAGAAATTACTGATGTTTACCGAACTTATGCTAAAGGCGAAGTGATTCGAGCGATTTGGACTTGACATTATACGTAAAATATGCTAGAATATTGAGTTGTAAATGGTAAATATGATGGTGTTTTACCAAAACCGCTCGGTACGGGTTTGAAAAACTTTAGAAGTTTCTTAAAGTTTACCTAGTTATCGGCGAGTCTGAGGTAGAGGAGGTGTCAAAGTAATGTACGCAATTATAGAAACAGGTGGTAAGCAACATAAAGTAGAAGAAGGACAGATAATCGAAATTGAAAAGTTGGATGCTGACGAAGGTGAGACAGTAGATTTTGAAGTTGTAAAAGCTGTCTCTACTGAAGATGGTTTTCAAGTTGGACAGCCTAATGTTGATGGTGCTAAAGTTGCTGGTGAAGTTTTAGATCATGGTAAAGGTGATAAGATTATTGTTTTCAAATATAAGCCTAAGAATAATTATCGTAAGAAGATGGGACATCGTCAGCCTTATACTAAAGTAAGAATTCAAAAGATAGAAGCGTAGAACTATGGTAACAGTAACTATTAATAGAAATGACTATGGTGAAATAAATTATTTTTGTTCTAGTGGCCATGCGCATTTTGATGAGTATGGTAGTGATATAGTCTGTGCTGCCGTGTCAGCAATTTTACAAACAGCTGTTTTTGGGATAATTGAAAATTTAGGTTTAGAAGATATATTAGTTAAAACTGAAGATGGTTGGTTAATTTGTGATTTAGAAGATTATTCTTCTAATGATGATGTAAAGCTTATTCTAGAAGTGATGGTTACTGGACTAATGAAAACAGAAGAATCGTATCCCGATAATCTTAAAGTAGTGGAAGGGGGTAAAAAAGATGCTTAAAAAAATGAATCTACAATTATTCTCACAGAAAAAAGGTGTAGGTAGTTCTAAAAACGGTCGAGATAGTATCTCTAAGCGTCTAGGAGTTAAGAGTCATGACGGACAGCATATTAAAGCTGGAAGCATTATTGTAAGACAGAGAGGAACTAAGTTTAAGCCTGGATTAAATGTAGGTCGAGGTGGAGATGACACATTATTTGCTAAGTCTGACGGATATGTTACTTTTGAAAGAAAAGGTAAGAAGACACGTCAGGTGAGTGTTTATACTGAAGAGCAGTTAGAGATGATGGCATAAATATATTAGACTTTTAACTCCCAGTAGGTAAATATCTACTGGGAGTTTTTATAGTTATATATTTATTTCATATAGAATTCTTAATAGTTGGGTATAATGGTTGGTAGGATATACATAATTTTTAGCAATGTAAGTGAGGTGAAAACGGTGTTTATAGATGAAGCGATTATTGAAGTTAAAGGTGGAAAAGGTGGAAACGGAGCCACTAGTTTTCGTCGTGAAAAATTTGAACCTCAAGGAGGCCCAGATGGGGGTGATGGAGGTTTAGGTGGAGATGTAGTCTTTATAGTGGATGAAGGATTAAATACTCTAATGGATTTTCAAGAAACAAAACATTATGATGCTGAAGATGGTGAAAATGGTAAAGGTAAGAATCAGCATGGTCAAACTGGAGATGATTTAATAATAACTGTACCTCCAGGGACTGTAGTCTATGATGATAAGACTGACGAAATAGTAGCTGACTTAATAGACGAAGGTGAACGAGTAGTTGTTGCAGAAGGTGGCCGTGGTGGTCGAGGTAATGCTAGATTTAAGTCTTCTACTAGACGAGCACCGAAGTTTTCTGAGAATGGGGAACCTGGTGAAAAGATGAAGTTAAGATTGGAATTAAAGTTATTAGCTGATGTAGGTCTAGTTGGTTTTCCAAACGTAGGAAAGTCGACTTTAATTTCTAATGTGTCAGCCGCTAAACCTAAAATCGGTAATTATCATTTTACTACTCTAAAGCCTAACTTAGGAGTAGTTAAGACTGGAGATTATAGTAGTTTTGTAATGGCTGATATTCCTGGGTTAATTGAAGGAGCACATTCAGGAATTGGATTAGGAGATGAATTTTTACGTCATTTAGAGAGAACTAAAGTGATTGTTCATGTTTTAGATGTTTCGGGTATAGAAGGAAGAGAACCTTTAGAAGACTTTGAAGTTATTAATGAAGAACTAGAAAGTTTTAGTTCGCAATTACTG
This region of Selenihalanaerobacter shriftii genomic DNA includes:
- the minC gene encoding septum site-determining protein MinC; protein product: MQKDRILFKWDKGSLVIVLDEDVEFDYLIKDLKEKASKAENFFIDAKIKLDIGKRELSSKQKERLIKLFTSLPGLSVIEIVKNSLPDNPKDHKNEDEPEISTLWLDKTLRSGQSIEYDGNIIIQGDVNPGAEVVAKGDIMVMGTFRGVGHAGATGKEDATIAAFRLQPTQLRIGNKICRSPDGEIKHPNKPEIALIEGGDILIKVLKN
- the minD gene encoding septum site-determining protein MinD encodes the protein MAGQALVITSGKGGVGKTTTTANLGTGLAKLGKKVALIDADIGLRNLDVVMGLENRIVYDIVDVVEENCRLEQALIKDKRYNSLTLLPAAQTRDKTAVNPEQMKDLCIELKKEFDYVLIDSPAGIEQGFKNAIAGADRAIIVTTPEVSAVRDADRIIGMLEAEGVKDPEVIINRIRIDMVKKGNMMGIDDMIEILAIKLLGVVPDDEGIVVSTNKGEPIVLTAKSTQAGKAFENIVRRIEGEEVPLMPLEQGIMDKFKRIIGLG
- the minE gene encoding cell division topological specificity factor MinE, producing the protein MLEKIKSFFGEGTDSKDLAKERLKLVLIHDRINISPELLEDMEADLIEVISKYVEIEQENLNIDLDKDNESMALVANIPVKSLNRTVKK
- the rodA gene encoding rod shape-determining protein RodA codes for the protein MSLKNIRMKKLLQDLDYLIPLITLILIAIGILIIDSATHIDGSVGNRFIMKQLIAAILGVILVIVSLIFDYRALRNYSNLIYMLTILMLVGVLFLGKEVAGSKSWIQLGSLSFQPSELAKLGMIIALANFLADRRQKLKELKHFIFSCLYIVPIIILVLLQNDLGTTLVLLAIFAGIFYIAGANLKYYFSIAGTVCALIGGMLIAHFQFGVPIPLKEYQLMRLIIFWNPNLDPLGYGYNIIQSKIAIGSGGLLGKGLFDGTQSQLGFLPEKHTDFIFSVLGEEFGFIGVAVVLICYFILIWRAIKVALEAKDDFGQLLVVGILSMFIFHIFENVGMVVGIMPITGIPLPFISYGGSSLLTNILAIGLIINVNIRKKKLIF
- a CDS encoding M50 family metallopeptidase; the protein is MYIIKIWGVKIKLNLLFLVVILIFGYFRLLDKALITFGVALLHEISHVIVAKNNNVSIDEIELLPFGGVAKYGDLLELEPLVEIKTALAGPICNLFLAMGMIVALRYSLFSVDWSLFFIRTNLIIAFFNLLPAFPLDGGRILRAVKTEKLGFRQATKLSIKISKYLSIGVGILAIIGLWLGYFNIIILIIAFFIYISASKENKNSIFILMRYLAQKEERLQAEEILRNEELVVIKDAQIKRIIEKFKPKYFHTVVILNQNLDIVATLTEEEIIDGMLNFGINTRVKELI
- a CDS encoding Rne/Rng family ribonuclease codes for the protein MVKEILVDIDPRETRVAILEDKELAEIYFERDDEQRIVGNIYKGRVADVLPGMQAAFVDVGLDKNVFLHVSDAFSLVGKKKQNKNLSIQEVVQPGQKIMIQITKEPLGTKGARATCDLNLPGRYLVLMSTVDHVGVSRRITDNKERNRLKKIAHELKPDDKGVIVRTAAANKSRSELKHDLNFLLRLWDKTNHHYHNSQAPALIHKDLNLVNKLVRDKFTNKVDRMSIDDKEEYEDIKELLSFISPHLQSKVRLYQKSKPIFDYYEIEGAIEKTLQRQVWLDCGGYIVFDPTEALTAIDINTGKYVGSTNLADTVLKTNIEAAEEIARQIKLRDLGGIIIIDFIDMDNREDQNQVLSVLEAELKKDKTKTTILGLTELGLVEMTRKKEKEGVEEFLQTSCPYCEGRGRVLSEDTIALRAIRKLRHIFAECDEEAVLLKVHPRVASRLIGLGGNNLKELEEELHRHIYVKGSEELHIEEIEIVDISSKEKIAELASPVEVGEEITLEIEETHVTNKQDGISRIEGFIIDIIEGGHLVGETVKVEITDVYRTYAKGEVIRAIWT
- the rplU gene encoding 50S ribosomal protein L21; amino-acid sequence: MYAIIETGGKQHKVEEGQIIEIEKLDADEGETVDFEVVKAVSTEDGFQVGQPNVDGAKVAGEVLDHGKGDKIIVFKYKPKNNYRKKMGHRQPYTKVRIQKIEA
- a CDS encoding ribosomal-processing cysteine protease Prp is translated as MVTVTINRNDYGEINYFCSSGHAHFDEYGSDIVCAAVSAILQTAVFGIIENLGLEDILVKTEDGWLICDLEDYSSNDDVKLILEVMVTGLMKTEESYPDNLKVVEGGKKDA
- the rpmA gene encoding 50S ribosomal protein L27 — protein: MLKKMNLQLFSQKKGVGSSKNGRDSISKRLGVKSHDGQHIKAGSIIVRQRGTKFKPGLNVGRGGDDTLFAKSDGYVTFERKGKKTRQVSVYTEEQLEMMA
- the obgE gene encoding GTPase ObgE, with the translated sequence MFIDEAIIEVKGGKGGNGATSFRREKFEPQGGPDGGDGGLGGDVVFIVDEGLNTLMDFQETKHYDAEDGENGKGKNQHGQTGDDLIITVPPGTVVYDDKTDEIVADLIDEGERVVVAEGGRGGRGNARFKSSTRRAPKFSENGEPGEKMKLRLELKLLADVGLVGFPNVGKSTLISNVSAAKPKIGNYHFTTLKPNLGVVKTGDYSSFVMADIPGLIEGAHSGIGLGDEFLRHLERTKVIVHVLDVSGIEGREPLEDFEVINEELESFSSQLLEREQVVVANKMDLTPAQDNFEEIKSELETRGYQVFPVSAVTGEGVKELIKTVDKLVKEADDIVDIAPEKEEVVIKGPQPTNEEEGFYITKKDGIFEVNGEEIERRVAMTKLNNEDAAYYLARTMEKMGVEEALKAEGIQEGDTVRIGSIEFEYYEE